The DNA window CACCTTGTTAATCAACTTCGTTAATTATTGCCTGTTACAGGTTTCCCACTTTCCTTACCAGCTCATTGATATCGATTGGTTTTTTCATGATTGAATCCGCACCAATCAAATTGGCGATTTCCAAATAATCAAATTTCCCTTTGATTCCACCACCACCCGATATGGCAATGATCTTTGCCTGCGGGTATTCCTGCCTCAACGACATAATGAGATCGATACCGTTTTTCCCAGGCATCACCAGATCGGTAATCATCACCGACTCCGGCTTACACCGGAATTGTTTTACCGCCTCTTCCACCGACTCAGTCGCCATCACCTCATGTCCGGCCTCTGTTAACGCCTCTTCCAGCAGGCTGCGCATTGCTGGTTCATCATCGACAATGATCGCTTGCGTCATAAATCGCTTCCTCTATTGCCGTTAGTCTTTAAAACACATCCACCGACCCTCCACGCCCCACCGGCATCGCAGTTTTCCTGGTCGGTAACACTTGCTCCCACTTCGGTCGAAACTGGCCGATACGCAAGGTTCTGAGACTAATGTGTGCCAATAATTGCGAGGCAGTGAATTCGGCATGCGAGTCTTTACCGTTGGTTGTTGCGTTGGTGTGGAGTTGATTGGAAATGAGATGTTGTTGCTCGCGGGTTTGGGCTTCCATGCCCATAAAACAATCCATTATCTCCGCGATGGAACTCTTGATAATCGTTTCTAAGCGCTGAACGTCGTCTTTTAGAGTATCGGTTTGCTGATT is part of the Gammaproteobacteria bacterium genome and encodes:
- a CDS encoding response regulator; the protein is MTQAIIVDDEPAMRSLLEEALTEAGHEVMATESVEEAVKQFRCKPESVMITDLVMPGKNGIDLIMSLRQEYPQAKIIAISGGGGIKGKFDYLEIANLIGADSIMKKPIDINELVRKVGNL